The Clupea harengus chromosome 5, Ch_v2.0.2, whole genome shotgun sequence genomic sequence TGCACCCGGATCAGACTCCGAGAATTCTACTGTCTTTTTGTATATTGTTTTCTTCTTGTCTCTTTACGGTTAAGTAGTACCAATGATATGCGTTTAGactgcacttttttatttgtgGAAACTTGTGGTTCCGCTCTCTTCGTTTTGTTTTGACATCCTGTTTGACAGATGATGCTGCAGAGGTCTCcggaaaagagacagaacaacCTCTTGGAGGAACTTAAAGACACTTAGTTTTTGGGACTTCGCCTAGCTGGTGAACAGCTTTTAAAACTTCCTAATTTTCCACTAAACAGAAAGGGTAAAAGTAATTGTGTTCTTTTGAATATACATTTAAGACAAGGAAGCgcttgttttgttgtggttaCTTAACGTTATCTGTGAGTATATGGGATAACTTCTGGAAAGAGAAGCCACCATGAGTATTGAGATACCCGCTGGTCTAACGGACTTGTTGAAAGGCTACACGGTGGAGGTGCTTCGATCTAGACCGCCAGACTTGGTGGAGTTTGCAATTCAGTATTTCAGCCGTCTGAGAGAAAGTAATACTTTCCGTCCAATTTCTCGGTCACCCGACCCTACCCTAACTGAACGCAAAGCAGTATCGTTTGAGGAGGATGCGCAACCAAGCGGGCTCAGCGCAGATGAGGAGGACGATGCGTTTTCCGAGGAACTACACTTTAAACGTGCGTACAATGCATATGTTTGAAATAACGTGAAACGTGTAAAGGTTACAAACTGTACGAACCTGTTGTTTAACTTAATTCACTGCAATTAGCACGCTCAAGCGAGATGGTGGGGTATAGTTATGAAACGTGCGCACAGCAGCATAACGAATTGGAATCTCCTGATCCCAGTGAGAGTGGTCATTTGGCCTATGGGGATTAAGAGTTGAATTGCTTTATTTAAAGACAGTCACTCCAGATTTGTCACATGATATTATTGCCTTTTCATGTCCTAGAGATCAGAATTTGCATAATGTGTGGTTGACTTTGGCCCTAGGGTGTAGATAATAAGTGGTGTTTTATGGAATTACACACGGAAATCATTTGGCATTACCAGAACAATGAATCTCGTAAAAGTGcttttcaacattttaatgGGTATGTTTTGTATATCTTCCAAGCGCCTCCTCCTAAGTTCACCCGTCGAGTATCAGGTAAGTCAGTTTATAATTATAGGTTTGTTTTTATACCCACCCAGTGCTCTGGATGGGTTGTGtatttataatttatttggCAAAGTAGATGATGAATCCTgtaacaggacacacagagtACCATTGCCTGAAATTCATTATAAAACATTGTGTAACCGTGTTTTCGTTACCCTGGCACTGCTAGCCTGTGTCCATATTTTTTCAACCCTAAGCTCTCATTGTGCCAgatgtaggctgtgtgtgtgtgtgcccctcccCCTTTCAATAACGATAGTTGGCCTACATCTCATCTGGAACATGTTCAGTACCACCTCATGCATGGTGCCCAGACTTTTAAATATTAATTCAATCTTTTGTATCTGTGCGTTATTTTCCTTCCAcatgatttgtgtatgttatcATGTTTCACAGTGTGTGCCGAGGCATACAACCCAGATGACGATGTGGACGATGAAAATGAACCACGCATAGTTCACTCCAAAACAGATGAGCAACGCCATAGGCTGCAGGAGGCCTGTAAAGACATCCTCCTGTTTAAAACCCTCGAACTGGTGAGACCCTTAATCGTCATGCTTTGCTCTTCTAAGGCAAAGACGGTTGttctttttaaaaacagtaATTGATTGTTGATCCAGGTAAAGAGTTGATCCAGGAAGCTATTGTACTTGCACAGTAGTCAGGCAGGTCAGAAATGAACTTGACCTGTTAGTGAGCATGGGTAAGATGAGCCTGACCCAGTgttgggtcattccacgccaaacgtgacaatttaaggaaaattccccactcgaccatctcagatttggctgaaaaaattcaaggttgttcatacacttcttaatatgaatagtcccaaatattagctctctactcctaatagttttgtcacaataggatgttttaggggggagggggtgccaatactaagagacgctttttgagcagcgttttctgaagagccattttcaaattgctattactagaaaagtatttaagctagctccttcaaactttctaggcttaaaaatatgataccataacttgaagattatggacttccaagggtgtggcttgggtatatcatagtattcggggtgcttgaatttgtgCTAAAATACTttacgctttgttgcagcatctttgaaggcctgtggaaagctcaatgttaaagctggagacttgatattatacacagaccttcctatgtatgcttggtatgttgtattaaaaaactgtccttatgtgatgaatgggctggaagatacttttctagtaatagcaatttgaaaatggttcttcagaaaacgctgctaaaaaagcgtctcaagtacaggcaccccctcccccctaaaacatatttttgtgacaaaactattgggagtagagagctaatattttgatacatattaagaagtgtatgaacaaccttgatttttttcagccaaatctgagacggttgagtgggagccattgtgccatttggcgtggaatgaccctgtTGTAAGGGCTGACAGTGCTTCTGTGCTTGTGTTGAGAGAACATCGGGAGTGTCGAAGAAGTGTTGGTCAGTTATGAAGGCATCACACACGAGCAGACTGTTCTTTTTAGGAGCAGTTCTCAGAAGTCCTGGATGCCATGTTTGAGGTGCTCGTGAAGCCAGAGGAGCACATCATAGACCAAGGGAAGGATGGGGACAACTTTTACGTCATCGAAAGGTTTGTGTCATGGGAAGAGTAGGGATACACATTCTGTGCCATGGGTCTGATGAGTAGGAATACACATTCTGTGGCGATTCACAGTCTGAGCTAATCTCCAAGCTGCTACATAGTTtggagaaaatggagaaatttggaaaagaaaaagCACAGTAACATGATCGTTGTATGTTAAATTCTGTCTTGTGTTACATCatggatgtgtttttttcttgttggaTCATTTCTCTGTTGCAGGGGGGTGTATGATATTCTGGTACAAAAGGACGGAGTCAGTATATGTGTGGGTAAATATGACAACAAAGGCAGCTTTGGGGAGCTGGCCCTCATGTACAACACGCCGCGGGCTGCCACCATCATTGCTAaacagcagggggcactgtGGGCTCTGGTGAGAGGCATTGCAACCTTACTGCGTATGATGTGAATACTAGTTCAGCTTGGCTGTAGTATACAGTGTGACatacctgtgtttgttttctagGACCGTGCCACATTTCACAGGCTGATTGTGAAAGCTAAcgcaaaaaagaggaaaatgtaCGAGGTCTTTGTTGAAAGTGTACCTCTTCTCAAGAGTCTTGAGGTgcggactctctctctttctctgtgtatgcacgtgtgtgagggaggactTCGCTTTGACAATGCCCTGCCTTGTTTAAATAATCAAGTTAAATTAAATAGTTATATAAAATCTGTGGTGATTTCAAATCTGGACAAATTTGTTGAACCTATGACTATAAATGAAAAAGGAAGTGTCATGAATCCTAGGTGATATGATCTCAAATATTTAGTACAAAGCAGACCAAAAGGCAAATCttttattcatttgtattgCACATTTATAGGATTTATAGGATTATTACGTATCTTCATTGTACTGCGtacttttctgtcttttcctcatCTTACCTAGTTGTCTGAACGAATGAAGATTGTGGATGTGTTNNNNNNNNNNNNNNNNNNNNNNNNNNNNNNNNNNNNNNNNNNNNNNNNNNNNNNNNNNNNNNNNNNNNNNNNNNNNNNNNNNNNNNNNNNNNNNNNNNNNNNNNNNNNNNNNNNNNNNNNNNNNNNNNNNNNNNNNNNNNNNNNNNNNNNNNNNNNNNNNNNNNNNNNNNNNNNNNNNNNNNNNNNNNNNNNNNNNNNNNNNNNNNNNNNNNNNNNNNNNNNNNNNNNNNNNNNNNNNNNNNNNNNNNNNNNNNNNNNNNNNNNNNNNNNNNNNNNNNNNNNNNNNNNNNNNNNNNNNNNNNNNNNNNNNNNNNNNNNNNNNNNNNNNNNNNNNNNNNNNNNNNNNNNNNNNNNNNNNNNNNNNNNNNNNNNNNNNNNNNNNNNNNNNNNNNNNNNNNNNNNNNNNNNNNNNNNNNNNNNNNNNNNNNNNNNNNNNNNNNNNNNNNNNNNNNNNNNNNNNNNNNNNNNNNNNNNNNNNNNNNNNNNNNNNNNNNNNNNNNatatttttatttattttattgaacaaAAACGACCTATAGCCCATTCCTGATGCTGCTGTGTTGAATTGCTATCTGTACAGGAGCACCGTGTGTCTCTGCGGCTCCTGCTGCTGAAGGTGTTCGGGGCCATGTGTGGCCTGGAGGCCCCTCTCATCTCCACCCTGCTCAACTCCATCCTGCCCATGGAGCTCGCCCGCGACCTGCAGACTGACACCCAAGGTGAGAACCCAGTGGCAGAAGTCTGCACATATCATAGCATCGCTTTCAGTTTACTCTCAGGGGTTATGAGGACGGTAAACTGTGTGTATTGGGTCATTCTGCATGAAATTATAGATTCATATTATAGATCAGATtataacaaatacaataatcTAACACTATACGACATGGAAAAGTGAGGAAAAGCAAGAGGTGCTGTATATCTGAAGAGGTGCTGTATATCTGAAAACTTCAGTGTCCGATTTGCTTGTTTGTCATACCATAATCAGCCCGTAATTGTTGTCTCCCTTCTGTTATTCCCAGAGCATCAGAAGATGTGTTACACGGCCCTGGTCCTCTCCATGATCTTCTGCATGGGGGAGCAAGTACCTTATCACCATTATGGTATGACGCCTTTGCAAACAGGTTCTAATCTGAAGTCAAAACTAAGCTGTAGCTCATGTGCATATAGAAAGGCTTTTGCTCTTGTGTTGAAATGCTCTTCTGATCTGCCAATTCTTTGCTCTCTGAGTTTTTCCTTACTGAATTGAATGCAGCTGATATTAATTAAGGAGTTAAAAGAATAGTTACACAGTTGAGCTAGTATCGGTCAGCCACTGGGACCCACTGTGTCCATCTTGTTTCCTCCAGAGCATTTGAACAGTGACTTTATGCAGTTCCTCCTGGATGTCATAGAGGACGGCCTTCCCTCAGACCCCACTGAACAGCTGCCAGACCTCTTTATCAACCTGGTGCTGGCCTTCAACCTCCATCTCACTggtgagaaagacaaaaaaagatacgtgtggcattttcatttttcttccagCGTGAGGCAGATAAATCCACGTACTAATGTAAACCgcgttgtgtagacaagcaGAGTCCTGCTCCAGACTCAAATTGGCAACCCTTGGACATAGGAGGTGGGTGTTTCTAGCACGGAGACTAAAGcccatgggtgctagtgtctgttgCTAGCACAGCTCTTAAGGTCTCATGGGAGGGTTTTCCACTCTGCACAGCACTACCCGCTGGCTACAGTTACACGAGCAATAGGAATTGTTAGGGAGTAATTGGTGGCAAGGTTTTAATTTGAAGGTATCCTCATAGTATGTTGTAGTGGAAAATCTGGACTGCAATCCCAGTTGTGTTCATATGAATATAATGAATAGTGCATCTACAGCATGTTTGATTTCAGTGCTGCAGTTTAGCATCTACAGACCTATACTATTTCCCTTTTGTAGTGCCAGCCAGTAACATGGTCATGAAGACTCTGATCGAAAAACCCAATGTGAAGATACTGACAGAGAAAATACTACTGCTGCTAAACCGAGGGGGTGAGTTATGGGAATCATGCCATCTGCTTACCTTTCAACACCACTTTACCACTTCTTTCTTGTGTATATTGAAAATGAAAggtgtcaaaataaaaggtaTTTTTCCTTATTTGCAGTCCACTTTGAAATTGCTACCCAGATTTTACAGAGTTGTGGTTTGATGTTACAGACTGTACGCTTGGACTTTGGTCTTTGAGATAATACATTTTTCACACTTGTGAAACACAATGGTGACATTATGCCATGAAAGAGACTTATCCCAAAGGTGGAGCAGAATGGACTGTACAAAGTGGCTGCACACTGTGGCTCAAAATGAAACGAAATCACAAAAGCGGCGGTTGCACTTTTGTGCATTTGCTAAATGAACGGCATGGTGGTGAATATGCTTTGTTGGTCCTTTTTTGATGAGCTACCTCAGATAAATGAACccttctgtgtgtcctgtgcctTCCCCGCGCagatgaccctgtgtgtgtgttcaagcacGAACCCCCTGCTCCCCACTCAGTGCTCAAATTCCTTCAGGATGTGTTCGCCAGCCGGGAGTCTGCCCAGATCTTCTACCGCACCGACATGATGGTGATGATTGACATCTGTGTCCGTCAGCTCTCAGACCTTTCAGACGGAGACAAGGTGAGATCACACTCCAAATCACAGACGGTTTAATAAATACTGGTGCACAACTTCAGACATTCATACAGACACTGCCACAGAAGCAATGTCAGAACAGCTTATGATTGCCGTGCTGCTTTGCTATGAAGTGTACGTATGTAAGTAGCCATCATGAAGTAGCCATCTTTATGATTTTGCTGGTATGCGTTGTGCATCTATCAGTGTTCTTAATCATCCTTCTGTCTTTTCCACTTGTTCTCTGATGTGCAGCTGAGGATGGAGtacctctctctcatgcatgcCATCATGCGGTCCACCGACTACCTGGAGCACCAGCACCGCCTGGACGACCTGCAGTCAGCGCTGCAGAGGAtcctgggggaggaggaggacgaggtggGGGGCACCGTCCGGCAGATGGACAAGCTCATCGTGCAGCAGATCTACAAAGAGTTCCCCCAGATCTCTGCGAGCAAGTGCTGAGGCCAGGGGAGACTGGCGGCACCAGCCTCAGATGGAAGGCAGAGCAAACTGCAGTCTGTTCCCCCTCGGGGAGAGTCGTGACGAGAACCTCCCAAAAACAGTGTTCCCATTAGAACCATATCAACTGAGGGACTTGCCAAACCGAAACCGTATCAAACAAGCTTATCC encodes the following:
- the LOC116220612 gene encoding cAMP-dependent protein kinase type II-alpha regulatory subunit-like — protein: MSIEIPAGLTDLLKGYTVEVLRSRPPDLVEFAIQYFSRLRESNTFRPISRSPDPTLTERKAVSFEEDAQPSGLSADEEDDAFSEELHFKPPPPKFTRRVSVCAEAYNPDDDVDDENEPRIVHSKTDEQRHRLQEACKDILLFKTLELEQFSEVLDAMFEVLVKPEEHIIDQGKDGDNFYVIERGVYDILVQKDGVSICVGKYDNKGSFGELALMYNTPRAATIIAKQQGALWALDRATFHRLIVKANAKKRKMYEVFVESVPLLKSLELSERMKIVDVPFLMLLC
- the LOC116220589 gene encoding NCK-interacting protein with SH3 domain-like; the protein is MCGLEAPLISTLLNSILPMELARDLQTDTQEHQKMCYTALVLSMIFCMGEQVPYHHYEHLNSDFMQFLLDVIEDGLPSDPTEQLPDLFINLVLAFNLHLTVPASNMVMKTLIEKPNVKILTEKILLLLNRGDDPVCVFKHEPPAPHSVLKFLQDVFASRESAQIFYRTDMMVMIDICVRQLSDLSDGDKLRMEYLSLMHAIMRSTDYLEHQHRLDDLQSALQRILGEEEDEVGGTVRQMDKLIVQQIYKEFPQISASKC